The Planctomycetota bacterium DNA window AGCACCACCAAGGCAACTTCTTCACGCGCGCTTTCAATGCGGCCTTCGACCGGGTGACGCGCGTGTATCACGGGTTGGTGGCGCTGACGACGCGCAGCGCGATGGTGGTCGTCACGCTGGGGGTGATGGCGGGATTGCTGGGCGCGACGGCCTGGTCGGTGTCGCATGTGCCGACGGGTTTCGTGCCGCAGGAGGATCTGGGGTTTGTCGTGGTGAACATCCAGCTTCCTGATGCGGCATCGCAGGAGCGCACGCAGGCGGTGCTCGATCAGGTCAACAAGATCGTGCTCGATAGCGAGGGCGCGACGGGGGCGACGGCGCTGGCGGGGTTCTCGGTGATCAGCGGCAACGGGTCGAACTACGGGACGGTGTTCGTGACGCTCAAACCCTGGGAGGAGCGCAAGTCCGCCGCGCTTTCCATTGACGGGATCATCGGCGCGTATCAGCGGCGATTCGCCTCGATTCAGGAGGCGGCGATCTTCGCGTTCAGTCTGCCGGCGATCGACGGGCTGGGCAACGCCAGCGGATTCGATCTGCGGCTTCAGGACAAGGCGGGGCTCGGACGCGTGACGATGGAGCAGGTCGCCAACGAGATGGCGGCGGCGGCGAACAGCCAGTCTCGGCTTCGCAATACCTTCACGACGTACCGCGCGTTCGTGCCGCAGGTGTTCGTCGACATCGACCGCACGAAGGTCAAGCGGATGAACATCCCGCTTCAGACCGTGTTCGACACGATGCAGTCATATCTGGGTTCGACCTACGTCAACGACTTCAACAAGTTCGGCAAAACATATCAGGTCAGCGTGCAGGCGGAGGCGGCGTTTCGCTCGAGCGTGGATGACATTGCGCGGCTGGATGTGCGCAACCTGGACGGGAACATGATTCCGCTGGGGACGCTGGCGAAGGTCGAAAAGTCGCTGGGTGCGGAGCGGATTCAGCGTTACAACCTGTACCCCGCCGCGACGCTCAACGGCGAGCCGGCGCCGGGCGTCAGTTCGGGACAGTCGCTGGCGATCATGGAGCAGATGGCGGGGGACAAACTGCCGCCGGGGATGGGTTATGCGTGGACCGGGATGAGCTTTCAGGAGAAGTCGGCGGGCGGACAGGCGGGACTGCTGTTCGTGCTGGCGATCGTGACGGTGTTTTTGATTCTGGCGGCTCAGTATGAAAGCTGGACGACGCCGCTGGCGGTGATTATTTCGATACCGCTGTCAGTGCTGGGGGCGATGCTGTTTCTGATGTGGCGTGGGATGGACAACAACGTGTTCACACAGGTGGGGTTGATCCTGCTGGTCGGTCTGGCGGCGAAGAACGCGATTCTGATCGTCGAATTCGCGCGGGAGGCGAGATTGCGCGGAGCGAGTCTGCATGAGGCGGCGCTGGAGGCGACGAGCTTGCGGTTCCGGCCGATTCTGATGACGAGCTTCGCGTTCATTCTCGGTTGCGTGCCGCTGATGCTTGCAAGCGGCGCCGGTGCGAACGGGCGACAGGCGATCGGCACCGCGGTCGTCGGCGGCATGCTGCTGGGGACGATGCTGACGCTGGTGTTCACGCCGGTGTTGTATGTGGGGATTCAGACCGTGGCGGAGAGGTTCAGGCCGGTGGTGGTGAAAGAGGAATCGCAATAAGAAGAAGCGCCGGGCGTTGCCCGGCCGCTAAACGGGGAATCGGGGGATGTGCAAATTTCGATATTCCCACTCCGCACTCGGCATTCCCCACTCCGCACTCACTTGATGCCCATGGCTTCCTTCATGGGCTTGGCGAGATACAGAATGCGGGTGCAGCTTGTGCAGCGGACGATGTCGTCCTGCGTGACGAGCTTGTTGACGGCTTCGACGGGGATCGACATATAACAACCGCCGCAGTTGTATTCCATGCGGCGGGGGTCATCCTGCTCGACGGGGGCCATGGCTTCGCCGTCCATGTCGTCGGCGAGTTTCTCGAAGACGGCGAGTGTGGCGGGGGGGACCTGGTTTGCGGCTTCGGTGCGCTTGGCCTTCAGTGCGTCCAGTTCGGTGCTCACCTCGGCGGTGCGGGCGGCGAGCTCTTTCTCGGCGAGGCCTTTGATTTTCTGCTGCTCCGCGACCTGCGTCTTGAGCTGCTCCATGCGTGCGGCAAGCTTGTCCGCCTCGCCGAGCAGTTGCAGGGCGCGTTCCTCGACTTTGGACTTGTCGGCCTTGAGCGTGTTGACCTCGACGAGGAATGCGGAGTATTCCTTGTTGGTCTTGGAGTTGTTCATCTGTTCGCGGATTTTGTTGATGCGTTCTTCGATGCCTTTGACGTCGGACTCGAGGTTCGCTTCGGACGCCTGGGCATGGCGATGCTGATCGGAGATCTCGGCGAGTTGCTTGGTGAGCGTGTCGAGCTTGAGCGTCTGGGCACGCAGGTGGGCGCGGGCGCCGTCGAGTCGGCTTTCGAGGCCGCGAACCTGTTGGTCCACGAGATACAGGGCATGCAGGGCTTCGTATTTGCTCATTTCGCTGCGGTCTCCAAGCGGCAAGCCATCCACTATACCATAGCGCGCCGCCGCCGCCAATCGCCACCGGCTCCGGTGTCGGCGCGGCCGCGGCGCGTGTGGCGACCGGGGGAGGGGGGGCATATACTGCCAGCGCTATCAACCGGTGGACGCGGCGAAGGTCGTCTGCGAACGCCGCCTTTTTCGGTGCGGACTGCGATAAGGAAGAACCATGGCCACCAGCTTCGGCGCCCTTTGCACCGATTTTTACGTCAATCAGAAACTCGCGGTCAAGATGGACCTGCCCGCCGATCGCGAAACCATCCTGCACATGTTCGACCGCGTCCGCGCCGACCAGCCCGGCATGAAGCGCTTCCGCCGTTTTTCCGATGAGTTGTCGCTCGAATCAAGTCGGCGCGACGGGTCGTACCAGTGGCTGGCCCTGCGACAGAACTCCATCCGGGCCGGTCACGTCAATCCCGATTCGCTGGAGCAGGCATATGATCTGCATAAGCTGATCCTGCGGATCGCGCCGTACAACCTGACGATCAGCCCGCTGGACATCGACTGCCAGGAAGTGATGTTCGGGTTCGACCTGGAGGCCAAGGACAATCAGCACGAGATCATCTATGACGCGTTGTATGCCGATTCGCCCTTGGGGGCGCTGCTGGATTGCGGGCCCGAGGCGCGGCCGATCGATGCGCAGCCGATCTTCGGCGTGACGCTCAACGAGCGCTGCGATCTGCAGGCGTATTTTGAAGTCAAGGCCCTGACGAGCCAGTCGCAGATTCGCCACAACAAATACCGCCCCGAGCCGATCAGCATTCTGCTGACCGTTCGCAAAATCGGGCCGGTCGACAGCCCCGATGATTTGATCGCCAATTTCGAGATGCTGCGTCATCACGCCGAACGCCTCGCCACCGAGCGCCTCGTTCCCGACCTGCTCACGCCGATCAGCCGGGCGATCACGTCTAGCCCGTAAAACAGCTCACAGCGGGCAGGCGTCAGGCGTCGGCAAAAGCTGATGGCTGACACCCGATATCTGACGCCTCTCGCCCTTGTCCATTGGCGCGGATTTCGTAAGATACCCGGCTGTCCCGCCCTTTTTCATTGGAGTGACAGACCATGTCCGTCCCCGCCGACTGCCGGTTTCTGGAAACGCACGAGTGGCACAAAGCCAATGGTAATCTTGTGACGATCGGCATCAGCCGCTTCGCCGTCGATGAACTGACCGATGTGACGTATGTCGAACTGCCGAAGGTCGGCAAGGTTGTCAAGGCCGGCGACAGCATCGGCGAAATCGAGTCGGTGAAGGCGACCAGTGAACTGTACACGGGCGTGGGCGGCAAGATCGTCGAAGTCAATCACGCGGCCGGTGAAGACCCGGCCGTGATCAACAACGATCCGTTCGGCGAGGGCTGGATTGTCAAGATCGAAGCGTCGAACCCGGGGGAACTGCAAAAGCTGCTTGACGCCAAGGCGTACGAAGCCAAGTTCCCCTCCGCCTGATCGGCGAAAACGCGAGGCACGAAACCCGAAACTCCAAATCCGGGCATGGAGCTTTTCTTGATGAGTTGGATGCTCAGCGCATTCGCGGACGAAGCGTCGCAGAAAGTCGACGAACAGATCACGACGCTGCTGGATGCGAAGATTCAATACGTTGACCTGCGCAACGTCGATGGGATCAACATCGTCGAATTGCCCCTCGATCACGCCAAGCAGGTCAAGACCAAACTCGACGCGTCGGGCATCAGCGTCTGCATGTACGGCTCGCCGATCGGCAAGATCGACATCACCGACGACTTTGAAATCGATCGCAAGCGAGTGCGCCATCTGGGCGAACTCAAGAAGGTTTTCGGCGCCTCGGCGGTGCGCCTCTTCAGCTACTTCAACAAGAAGGGGGCGGACGAGGCGACGTGGCGGCGCGTGTCGATCGAACGACTGACGGAATTGGCGAAGATGGCGGGGGACCTGGGCTTGATCCTGTATCACGAAAACGAGATCGGCATCTACGGCGGCCCCGTCGAGAAAGTCTGCGTTCTGCGCGATGAGGTGCACGCCCAATCGCCCGACACGTTCCGGCTGATTTTCGATTTCGACAATTTCAATCAGAACCAGGAAGACGTCTGGGCCGACTGGCTGACGCTGAGGGACGCCATCGGTGCGATTCACCTGAAGGAATCGAAGCGTCAGCCGGATGGGTCGTATCAGCACGTGCCTGCGGGCGAGGGCGACGGGCGTATTCCCGAGGTGCTGGCGGATCTGGCCAAGCGCGGTTGGAACGGCCCGCTGACGCTCGAGCCGCATCTGGCGCGGTCGCCCGCCGTCGTCGCCACCGGGGCGCACGGGTCGGCCAACGCGTCGCTGGCGGACATGAGCGAAATGGAAGTCTTCCAGGTCGCCGCCAAAGCGGCGCGGAAGCTGCTCGCGGATGTGGGGCGGCTCTGACGTATAATCAGCCATGAGATCACGGATGAAGCGGTTCATCGAGAGATCGGCGTGCGTCCTTTGCCTCGTGCTGTTGAGCACGGGTCGCCTTGTCGCCGCCACGCTCCCGCCCGCCGCCGCTCAGCATGTCGTGGCGCTCTACACCTATCATCTGACCAAGGGCGAGCTTCAGCCCTCCGCCTCCTTCACCGGCCTGCTCGTTTCCCCCCGGCACATCATCACCTCCAGCGATGCGCTGCTGCACGGGCATGAGAGCATGCTCGCCACCGAAGGCGGCGTCCCCACGCAGACATTCGCCGTCTTCTCACTCGACGGCAAGCAGTATGCCATCGCGCTCAACACGCTGCTCGGCAAAGACAAGCTGCCGGTGAGCGTGCTGGAGGTTCGGCCGGAGGACCGCGGTCTGACCGGCCGGTACATGGGCGAACCGCCTCAACCCTCCAAGCTCGAATCGCCCGCTGACGCCATCGCCGTCGGCGTCGTCAGTCCGTATGGGCTTTACCCCGATGCACTGGCGGATCGCCGTGTGCCCGGTCCGGTCGCGCTGACGATCAAGTTCGGCGGCGACCTCAAGACGCTCAACGGGCAGGGCGAAGCGCGACTCGTCAAGGGCGTGCTGCCGCTGCAGATGACCGGGGCGGGTGTCTGGGATTCGGACGCGAAGCTCATCGGCGTGCTGCTGCACCGCGATGATGTGTGGATGGTGATGGATGCGGTGTCAGTGGCCAAACAACTCGCCGCGGAGCCCGAAATTGTCAGCGCGATCGCCGACGGGAACAAGCCGCCCAAGCCCGACCCGACGCCGACGCCGCCCGACACGACCGAGCCGCCCGTGACCACGACGCCGCCGGTCAAACCCGATAACCCTGTCAAACCCGTGACGCCCGAAGGCACGGGCTTGCAGGCCCAGCTTAAACCGCTCCTGAACATGATCGCCGAGCAGGGCGGTCGGCCCGTCGTCGATCTGGGTCTGCTCGACTACGTCAAGCAGGATCAGGCGGACATGGCCATGTCGCTCATCGCCATGGGCAAACCCGCCGACGCATTGAAGCTCATCGACGACATCGAACCGCTCGCCAGCGGCGCGCTCGCCGAGCAGCTCAATTACCGCCGCGCCCTGGCGCAGATCCTCACCGGCAATCTCAGCAAGGCGCTGGAGTGCGCCCGACAGACGCAAAACGCCAAGGACGAACTCGTTCGCGCCCGCGGCGCGCTGCTCATGCAGGCGCTGGAGGAAAACTCCAGCGGCACGTTCCACGGTCAGCCCATCAGTCAGGCCGACGTCCTCGCGCGTGCCATCAAGGCCCAACTCACCGACGTCAAGCATGACATGGATGTGAATTTCGACGCCATCAAGGCGTACCCGATCTCCAGCAAGTCCGCCTATGACCGGATCATGGTCAAGATCAGCGAACTGAAGACGCAGATCGCGTCGCATCAATTGGCCTGGCCGGGCTTCTTCGACGAACTGTCCGCGCAGGTCGATCAGAACACGCAGCGGATTCAGAAGGAAGAGTACGAGCGGTCGTTCGTGGAGCTGCGCGATCTGTATAGCCGTTATCAGTCCGAGAAACGGCAGACGCAGTACATGGAAGGCCCCGAGTGGTCGACGCCCGGCAGCGTGCCCGCCGAGCATGTCGACGGCGCCAACACAGCCGCGCTGGCCTTTAATGACCTGCTCAAGCACTACCGTAAGCTCGACGCCGTCGTGCCCGCCGGAACCCGGCGGTCGCTGAGTCCCGAAATGAGCGATCCGCTCGTGCCCCTGACGCTGGCGCGTCATCGCTAATTCGGCCTGACGGGCGCTGATCTGGAGAGGATTGGGCGCCCGAGCCGATAAAAACCCATGCCATGAACAATTTCCGCTCTACTTTTGCACGTTTTTGGGTCGCCGCCGCGCTGACGCTTCTCGTCGCGCCCGTCGTAGCGACGGGTCAGGCCCTGCAGGTCCGCACCGAGACCTTCGTCCGCGGCGCCGAACTCGGCAAGGCCCAGCTCAGTCTGCTCATCACCGACCTGGACACCGGCGACGACATCGTCGAGATCAATCCCGATGCGGCCCTCATGCCCGCGTCCAACATGAAGCTCATCACCACCGCCGCCGCCCTCGCCACGCTCGGCCCCGACTTCAACTTCTCCACCCAACTTCGCATCGCCGGCGACACGCTCATCATCCGAGGCGACGGCGACCCCGGCTTCGGCGATCCCGTCCTGCTCGACGCCATGGGGCTCGATGTCGAGCAGCTCGTCAATCGCTGGGTCGAAGCCGTCCACCGCACCGGCAAGACCCGCTTCGACGCCATCATCGTCGATGACCGCGTCTTCGATCAACAGTTCGTCCACCCCGACTGGCCCGAAAATCAGCTTCACAAGTGGTACTGCGCCCAGGTCGCCGGCATCGCGTTCAACGACAATTGCCTGGACCTTTACGCCCGTCCGACGAACCTCGGCAAGACGCCGGAGATCACGCTCGTCCCCGCCGATCCGCCCATCGATATGGACAACCTCTCGACGACCGGTAAGGACAACGCCTTTTGGGCCTCCCGTAAACTCGGCGGCAACAAGATCATACTCCGCGGCACCGTCAAACACGCCCTCGTCGAACCCATCAACGTCACCATCCACGACCCGCCGATCTTCTTCGGCGAACTGCTTCAGCGCCGACTCCGCGCCGCCGGCATCAGCGTCAAGGATGTGACCCGCGTCGAGCCCAATCATGAACTGCCCGACGGGTCGCTCCTCGCCGAAGTGCAGTCCACGCTGCCGACCGTCATCGGTCGATGCAACCGCGATTCGCAGAACCTCTTCGCCGAATCCCTCCTCAAGCGCCTCGGCCGGCAGATCACCGGCCAGCCCGGCTCGTGGGCCAACGGGTCCGCCGCCGTGCGGCTGTTTCTGACGCGCGTCGTCGGCACCGAAGCGGCGTCAACCGTCATCGCCGACGGCTCGGGCATGAGTCGCAACAACCGTGTCTCCGCCCGCACCTTCGTCCGCACGCTCGCCTGGATGAACCGTCAGAAAACGATGGGCGACATCTACCTCAACTCCCTCGCCGAGCCCGGTGAAGGCACCCTCGAAAAACGCTTCACCAGCGTCAAACTTACCGGCGAACTGCACGCCAAAACCGGATACATCCGCAGCGTCGTCTGCCTCAGCGGCTATCTCATCCACGACGGCCACACCATCGCCTTCAGCATGCTCCTCAACGACTACTACAAGGGCACCGCCGTACCCAAAACGATGATGGAGAAAATCATCGGCGCCGTCGACGAGAAGTACGCCAAAGACGCCAAAGTCCAACTCGGCGGCTGATCCCAGGCCGCTCGCGGCTTAGCATTCCTCCTGATCTAACTTTAACTCCGCGCGTCAGCTTGCGGTGTCCGGTCGGGTTGCGTCCGCGCCGGTTATATCGTCTGGTGCAGGTAGCGAGGAGGCACATCATGTCCAAACACCTTGTGGCACTGCTCGCGCTGTCGATCTGTCTGGGCGGCTGCGCGCAACGGATGGTCGGGTCGCTTGTCAGCGTTCCCTTCAAAGTGGCGCGCCACGTCGCCGTCGAAACTGCGAAGGTCCCCATCGACGCCGCGGAAATCGGCGCCCGTGGCGTCGTCAGCGCGGTCGTGCATTGATCAGGGTTGTGTCGCCGGATGCAACCGCTCGTCCGCCAGATCCAGCCGGTACATCATCTGGTTGTAGTCATAGCGCGGCGTCGGATGGTCATTCCCGCTGAACGTCGCGGCGTACGTGCCTTCAAAATAGATGATCCGCCCGTCTTGCTCGTCGAAAAAATCGTGCTGCACCGGGTTGTAGAACGAATACTGGTCATGCGTCACGATCTTCACCGCTGACTTCCACGGCCCGCTCGGCGCGTCGGCCTCGCTGTACCACACTTCGCCCAGGATCGATGTCCCGCCAATCTGATTGGCGATCATAATCCACTTCTTCCGATACGCATTCCAGCAGATCGAACCGGCATGCAGCTTCACCGGCTTGCCCGTCGCGGCGTCTGTCGTCATGGGATCGTCACCCCCCGGAATCGCTTCATATGCCGCGGGGTCGATCATCGCTTCGTATGTTGCCCGCACGCGCACCTTCGCCGTCGGGTCGGCGAAGTAGATGAACTTCGCATCACCCTCCGTCACGATAAACGCATGTCCTCGCGGATGCAGTTTCGCATCCAGCGGCAGTTCGACGACCGGCTTGAAAACCTCCGATTCGTCATCGAAGACGGCGACGCCTTGTTCAAGTTCCTCCGCCAACGATTTGCGGCGCGAGTAATGACAGACGAGTCGCTCGCGGCCGTCCTTGTCAGGCACCGTTACGACGCCGTCGATCCAGACGACGCCGGGTTTGCCCAGCGGGATCATCGGTCTTGAAAACCCTGTTTTGTCCGTGAAATACTGCAAGTTGACACCGCTTGACGGGTCGATCTTCGGCGGCATCTCGCTGGTCGCGCCTGAGGTGCTGAATTGCCCGAGCGGATATTCGGGCCGATTCGTGTCGCCCCAGAACCAGTAGATTCGGTCGTGATAGATCGCCGTCTGGACGGAGTCCTGTCCCATCACGCGCCCGTTGTTGTCGATCGGCGCGTCGCGCCCGAGTTTGAGACTCTCGGCGTAGATGCCCTGCCCCGTCACGCGATAGAGGCGCTGGGCGATGTTGAGTCGCCTGAGTTTGATCGTCGCCTCGCCCCCGGAAGTATCGAGTGCGACGCCGCGCATGTGAAATCCGTCGGCGGGGCAGGCGTAGCCGTGGCTTGCGATGGTGAAGTAGACCTTCGTGCCCAGCAGCCCGGGCTCATCGAAGGCGACGTAG harbors:
- a CDS encoding multidrug efflux RND transporter permease subunit, with amino-acid sequence MFSRFFIRRPVFATVLSILIVLAGLVSYFNLPVAKYPDITPPVVHVAATYPGASAQVIADTVATPIEEQVNGVDGMMYMSSTSASDGSYSLDVTFRLGVDPDIAAVLVQNRVNAAEPRLPEEVTRQGITTMKQSTNMVAVISVYSPDARYNDLFLANYVMLNINDELKRIPGVGDTRVVPAKDYGMRIWLDPNQLKARNLTTAEVVAALREQNVQVAAGQIGQPPVPKGQVYQYTVTTLGRLSDVSQFQNVIVKTNADGAITRLSDVARVELGAKNYDTTAQRNGQPSAVIITYQSPGANAVEVAHLIRMAMEQMKGSFPPGLDYEVIYDTSQFVTSSLDEVYKTLYEAVALVVLVVLVFLQNWRATLIPIITIPVSLIGTFFIMDLLGFSINTLTLFGLVLAIGIVVDDAIVVVENVERNMAGGKVKPRDATERAMGEVTSPIIATSLVLMAVFGPTATMPGISGQLYKQFALTIAVSTAFSALNALTLSPAMCAVFLKAHDEHHQGNFFTRAFNAAFDRVTRVYHGLVALTTRSAMVVVTLGVMAGLLGATAWSVSHVPTGFVPQEDLGFVVVNIQLPDAASQERTQAVLDQVNKIVLDSEGATGATALAGFSVISGNGSNYGTVFVTLKPWEERKSAALSIDGIIGAYQRRFASIQEAAIFAFSLPAIDGLGNASGFDLRLQDKAGLGRVTMEQVANEMAAAANSQSRLRNTFTTYRAFVPQVFVDIDRTKVKRMNIPLQTVFDTMQSYLGSTYVNDFNKFGKTYQVSVQAEAAFRSSVDDIARLDVRNLDGNMIPLGTLAKVEKSLGAERIQRYNLYPAATLNGEPAPGVSSGQSLAIMEQMAGDKLPPGMGYAWTGMSFQEKSAGGQAGLLFVLAIVTVFLILAAQYESWTTPLAVIISIPLSVLGAMLFLMWRGMDNNVFTQVGLILLVGLAAKNAILIVEFAREARLRGASLHEAALEATSLRFRPILMTSFAFILGCVPLMLASGAGANGRQAIGTAVVGGMLLGTMLTLVFTPVLYVGIQTVAERFRPVVVKEESQ
- the gcvH gene encoding glycine cleavage system protein GcvH, yielding MSVPADCRFLETHEWHKANGNLVTIGISRFAVDELTDVTYVELPKVGKVVKAGDSIGEIESVKATSELYTGVGGKIVEVNHAAGEDPAVINNDPFGEGWIVKIEASNPGELQKLLDAKAYEAKFPSA
- a CDS encoding TIM barrel protein; this translates as MELFLMSWMLSAFADEASQKVDEQITTLLDAKIQYVDLRNVDGINIVELPLDHAKQVKTKLDASGISVCMYGSPIGKIDITDDFEIDRKRVRHLGELKKVFGASAVRLFSYFNKKGADEATWRRVSIERLTELAKMAGDLGLILYHENEIGIYGGPVEKVCVLRDEVHAQSPDTFRLIFDFDNFNQNQEDVWADWLTLRDAIGAIHLKESKRQPDGSYQHVPAGEGDGRIPEVLADLAKRGWNGPLTLEPHLARSPAVVATGAHGSANASLADMSEMEVFQVAAKAARKLLADVGRL
- the dacB gene encoding D-alanyl-D-alanine carboxypeptidase/D-alanyl-D-alanine-endopeptidase; its protein translation is MNNFRSTFARFWVAAALTLLVAPVVATGQALQVRTETFVRGAELGKAQLSLLITDLDTGDDIVEINPDAALMPASNMKLITTAAALATLGPDFNFSTQLRIAGDTLIIRGDGDPGFGDPVLLDAMGLDVEQLVNRWVEAVHRTGKTRFDAIIVDDRVFDQQFVHPDWPENQLHKWYCAQVAGIAFNDNCLDLYARPTNLGKTPEITLVPADPPIDMDNLSTTGKDNAFWASRKLGGNKIILRGTVKHALVEPINVTIHDPPIFFGELLQRRLRAAGISVKDVTRVEPNHELPDGSLLAEVQSTLPTVIGRCNRDSQNLFAESLLKRLGRQITGQPGSWANGSAAVRLFLTRVVGTEAASTVIADGSGMSRNNRVSARTFVRTLAWMNRQKTMGDIYLNSLAEPGEGTLEKRFTSVKLTGELHAKTGYIRSVVCLSGYLIHDGHTIAFSMLLNDYYKGTAVPKTMMEKIIGAVDEKYAKDAKVQLGG